The Anolis sagrei isolate rAnoSag1 chromosome Y, rAnoSag1.mat, whole genome shotgun sequence genome contains a region encoding:
- the LOC137095648 gene encoding vomeronasal type-2 receptor 26-like, producing MSKNYQQVLALVFAVEKINKDPHFLPNISLGFRLYDNNYNGGQTYENVISLLSERDKLTLIPPPLYGYESYYGYGQPSYNMMGTEDAEKVTIFPNYNCQGHKKMVAVIGGLTSESSVQMANMLDVYKLPQIHSVLKKTHFNNSAVEDAFLNGTGELAMYDILNWIQLDNGSLVSVNVGEVTLHSTKNYSIAINEKMTLWNGKFIQPPHSVCSNKCLPGFHKMPLKANPKCCFQCTECPKGAISNQSDMDFCMKCKEDFYPNKARNKCILKSITFLSYTEPLGIVSVSIALYSFLLSALVLAMFIKHRDSAIVKANNRHLSYILLSSLMLCFLCSLLFIGQPRKMTCLLRQTAFGIIFSVSLATILAKTITVVLAFKATKPGSGTRKWLRPRLSYFFIMVCSLIQAVICIVWLGTSPPFPDADFYSEPGHIILECNESSPAALYSILGYMGLLALVSFIVAFLARKLPDRFNEAKFITFSMLVFCTVWMAFIPTYLSTKGKYMVAVEIFSILTSGVGLLGCIFLPKSYVILLHLDRNQKVQITSKYFHK from the exons ATGTCAAAGAACTACCAGCAAGTCTTGGCACTTGTATTTGCTGTGGAGAAAATCAACAAGGATCCCCATTTCTTACCCAACATTTCACTGGGATTCCGGCTCTATGACAACAATTATAATGGAGGCCAAACCTATGAGAATGTCATTAGCCTTCTGTCTGAAAGGGACAAGCTCACTctgattcctcctcctctctatggATATGAGTCCTACTATGGTTATGGGCAGCCATCTTATAACATGATGGGCACAGAGGATGCAGAGAAGGTCACAATATTTCCCAACTACAATTGCCAAGGCCACAAGAAGATGGTGGCTGTCATTGGGGGGCTGACATCAGAGTCATCTGTGCAGATGGCCAACATGCTGGATGTCTACAAGTTACCACAG ATCCACAGTGTCCTTAAGAAAACACATTTCAACAACAGTGCTGTTGAGGATGCCTTTTTAAATGGGACTGGAGAATTGGCAATGTatgatattttaaattggatccaGCTTGATAATGGCTCCTTGGTCAGTGTGAACGTTGGGGAAGTCACTCTCCATTCCACAAAAAACTATAGTATCGCCATTAATGAAAAGATGACTTTATGGAATGGCAAATTCATCCAG CCACCTCATTCTGTGTGCAGCAATAAATGCTTACCTGGATTCCACAAGATGCCTTTAAAGGCCAACCCAAAGTGTTGCTTCCAGTGTACTGAATGCCCTAAAGGAGCAATATCCAACCAGTCAG ATATGGATTTCTGTATGAAGTGCAAAGAGGACTTCTATCCAAACAAAGCAAGAAATAAGTGTATACTCAAAAGCATCACTTTTCTATCCTACACAGAACCTTTGGGAATAGTTTCAGTGTCTATTGCTCtatattccttcctcctttctgcctTGGTACTTGCAATGTTCATTAAGCACAGGGATTCTGCCATAGTCAAAGCCAACAATCGACATCTCAGCTAtatcctcctctcttccctcatGCTGTGTTTCCTCTGTTCTTTGCTCTTCATTGGTCAACCAAGGAAAATGACCTGCCTTCTTCGACAGACAGCCTTTGGGAtcattttctctgtctctcttgctACCATCTTGGCCAAAACCATTACCGTGGTTCTGGCCTTCAAGGCCACAAAACCAGGCAGCGGTACACGGAAATGGCTGAGACCTAGACTTTCATATTTCTTTATAATGGTCTGTTCTCTTATTCAGGCTGTCATTTGCATTGTGTGGTTGGGAACCTCCCCTCCATTCCCAGATGCTGATTTCTACTCAGAGCCTGGACACATCATCCTGGAGTGCAATGAAAGCTCACCTGCTGCACTCTACTCCATTCTGGGCTACATGGGTCTCTTGGCTTTGGTGAGCTTCATTGTGGCTTTCCTTGCCAGGAAGCTCCCTGACAGGTTCAATGAAGCCAAGTTCATCACTTTCAGCATGTTGGTTTTCTGCACTGTCTGGATGGCCTTCATCCCAACATACCTCAGCACTAAGGGGAAATATATGGTGGCTGTGGAGATCTTCTCTATTTTGACCTCTGGAGTTGGGTTACTTGGCTGCATCTTTCTACCTAAGTCTTATGTCATTCTACTGCATCTAGATAGGAACCAAAAAGTGCAAATAACTAGCAAATATTTCCACAAATAA